One Trichormus variabilis 0441 genomic window, AATGATTTTGTCAACAACCATATCAACTTGGTTATCTTCAACTACAATCTCCACCTTCAGTTTTTGCAGAAACTCCACAGTATACTCAGAGCCGCGATAGCGTTCTGTCTGTCCTTTCTGCCGTCCAAAACCCCGGACTTCAGAAACAGTCATACCCACAATACCAGCATTGACTAAAGCGATTTTCACTTCGTCTAGCTTAAATGGGCGGATAATAGCTTCTACTTTTTTCATTGCATTGACTCCTAATTTCTAGTAGGTTCGTTTATATATCTAACCAGATCCAATGTCTGACACTTTCACATTCGCCTTATTTTAAAGACACTTATGAGAATTGCAACTTTTTTTAACCGTATCTGCTCTGTATGAGCGGTTTAGGAATCGGGGTTGAGTTGGGCATATCAAAATGCTATTTTCCGCAAAAACTTGCGATGTAGTCCGTGTAACTTTTACCAACGATTAAATAAAAGCAGCGATTCAAAAACTAATTTTAGATATTTAGCACAAATAAGAACAAACCAAAACGGCAGTGAGAATAACGAATATACAGCATCGTAGAAACCAAATCTTAGATAAGAATCTGATGACACAAATTTCCTCTACTTCTACCTCTTGACTCCTCGCACTAACGACTTTGGTGTTCAAATAAAGGGCGGACAATTAAATACCCAGCACCAAAAGCACTCAGCATAATTAATAGGATACAGACAGCCAACCACCAACTGTTAAGTTCTTTAGCCTTTGCTTTTGAAGCAGACAGAGGTTGGTAGACCATTTCCTGCTCTGGTATCAAAACCGTATCTGGCGTAGGAGAGATAATTTGTGTGATAGGTACAGAAAACTCAGCGCGACGGTTCTTGCTGTTTGGTGCTTCAGGAACGACTGGTTGTCGTGAACGCACCGCTTGTGGGCGTGGTTGTGCCTGTATAGATGGGTCAATAGTCGGTTTTTCTATCTCAGGATGAAAACCTGAGACTTTATAATCTACCACTTTTTGCAGATGTAAAAAAGACTGCACGACCTGACTAATTTCATGTCGCAGTATTTGATTTTCTTGCGCTAATTGTTGATTTTTTGCTGTCAGCGCATCTAACTTGTCTTGTGTTGCTTTTAATTCAGCAGCCAATTCCCGATATACGTACAGGGGTACGGAGGAGGAATAGCTTGGAGAATTTGGTTTTGGCTGATTACTGTTAACCGAACCTGTGGTTGTTCGCATCGGTTGTTTGGTATCAAAAATGAATTAATCCGAGTATCAGAGATGGTATCAAAAGATAATCGCTTCTGAAACTAGCCCAAGAATAATAGAAAAATGCTCGGAGTGCAAAGATATCTAAATTTACACCTTTGGTCAATGGGTAATAGTAGGGATGTTGTATACAACTTCTGTACATTATTTTTGCCCCCTGCTCCCTTGCCTCTGCTCCTCCCTAATCCCCAATCCCTCTGTACAATGTTGGCAGAAATCAATTTTTTACAGAAAACAACCTTAAGGTGATTATGCGTTTACTACATACAATGCTACGGGTGGGTAACCTGGAAGAGTCCTTGAAATTCTACTGTGATGTCCTGGGCATGAAGTTACTACGGAGAAAGGATTACCCAGGAGGAGAATTTACCCTAGCTTTTATTGGCTACGGTGATGAGAGCGATAACACAGTTATAGAACTAACCTACAATTGGGGAGTTGATAAGTACGAATTAGGTAATGCTTACGGTCATATTGCCCTTGGTGTAGATGATATTTATGCCACCTGTGAGTCTATTAAAAATCAGGGCGGTAAGGTGGTTAGGGAACCAGGGCCGATGAAGCATGGCTCGACTGTGATTGCTTTTGTCGAAGACCCAGATGGATACAAGATCGAACTAATCCAGTTGAGTAATCAAAGCGAGACAGTCAAACAGGATTCATCAGAACAGCTAGTGAAACAGGGTTAGAGAGTAGAGGGTGATGAGTACTCAGTGGGGAGTCAATAAAATTACCTCTTATTTTTTCCCTACTCCCTCATCTCCCCCTCTCTACCAAACTAAATATTTTTCCCAACACCATATTTCAAAGTAAGCTTGTGGCGGTGGTTTCGTTTTAAATTAGGAAATAGGTGGTGGATTGATAACTCCAATTTTGTTTGCCCGACTGCTACCGTATAAGTAGGCGGATAAGTATTGTGAGTATTGAAATTATTGTTTGGGGAGGGGAATCTAGAACTCAATCTGTGAGGAGTAACAAAAATTAAGTGTAAAGCTTTTGAGTCTAATGAGCTTTATTGAAGAATACCTCTAGATATAGCAAACATCTAACTTAATGCGCGTCTAAATTGTATAACCATTAATCAGGGCTGTTAGCTGTTAAGTGTCAACAGTCAACACCCCCCCACGATGGATTGTGCAACTTAAAAGCAGAATAGCTTAATCTAAATTCCCGCAATAGCTAATAAATTAGCCTTGAATCTCTTTGAATTGTCTTGGTCACTCAATTTATATACCCAAAATAAAAGTTTGGAATATTACATTAAAAATCGTAAAGATGCAGCCTACAGATCCTAATAAATTTACTGATAAAGCCTGGGAAGTAATTGTCAAATCTCAGGATATAGTTCGGGCATATCAACAACAACAGCTAGATGTTGAACATTTAATTCTGGCTCTGATAGAAGATCCTACTAGTTTAGCTGTGCGGATTTTGGGTCGTGCAGAAATTGACCCGATTCGCTTACAACAGCAATTAGAAGCTTTTACCCAGCGTCAACCGAAAGTAGGCAAAAGTGACCAACTTTACCTCGGTCGCAGCTTGGATGTTATGCTCGATCGCGCCGAGGAAATTCGGGAGCGAATGAAGGATGGCTACATCTCTGTAGAACATATACTTTTAGCTTTTGTGGATGATGAACGTGTTGGTAGGAAGGTCCTCAAAGGCTTTAGTGTAGACAGTGCCAAGATAGAAGCGAGTATCAAGGCTGTTCGTGGTAGCCAAAAAGTGACAGACCAAAATCCAGAATCTCGTTATGAAGCCTTACAGAAATTTGGTAGGGATTTGACAGAACAGGCAAAATCTGGAAAATTAGACCCAGTTATTGGACGAGATGACGAAATTCGCCGGGTAATTCAGGTGTTATCTCGCCGGAGCAAAAATAATCCCGTCTTGATTGGTGAACCTGGGGTTGGTAAGACAGCGATCGCCGAAGCTTTGGCACAGCGTATAGTTAATGGAGATGTCCCGGAATCTCTAAAAAACCGTCAATTAATCTCTTTAGATATCGGGAGTTTGATTGCTGGGGCAAAATATCGAGGCGAATTTGAAGACCGATTAAAAGCCGTCCTCAGGGAAGTTACGGAATCCAACGGTAATATTGTTTTATTTATTGATGAACTACATACCGTCGTAGGTACTGGTTCTAACCAACAAGGAGCAATGGATGCGGGTAACTTGCTCAAACCCATGCTGGCGCGCGGAGAACTGCGGTGTATTGGGGCGACGACCTTAGATGAGTTTCGCAAGTTCATCGAAAAAGATGCAGCCTTAGAACGGCGTTTTCAACAAGTGTACGTAGACCAACCAAGTGTAGAAAATACGATTTCTATTCTGCGGGGGTTGAAGGAACGCTACGAAGTCCACCATAATGTGAAAATCTCTGACTCTGCACTGGTAGCCGCAGCAACTTTATCAGCACGTTATATTGCTGACCGCTTTCTACCAGATAAAGCCATTGATTTAGTCGATGAAGCCGCCGCCCAATTAAAAATGGAGATTACCTCCAAACCAGCAGACTTGGAAGCCATTGACCGCCGTTTGATGCAGCTAGAAATGGAAAAGCTGTCCTTGGCGGGAGAGGAGAAAGTTGCAGCACCAACTAAGGAACGTTTAGAGCGAATTGAGCTAGAAATCACCAATTTAACCGAAAAGCAGCAAGATTTAAACAACCAATGGCAAGGTGAAAAGCAGGTATTAGAAGCTATTAGTCTGTTAAAGAAAGAAGAAGACGCTTTAAGGGTGCAGATTGAGCAAGCAGAACGCGCCTATGATTTGAATAAAGCGGCGCAGTTGAAGTATGGCAAACTGGAAGGAGTACAGCGCGATCGCGAAGCTAAAGAAGCAAAACTCTTAGAATTACAAAGCCAAGGTTCTACCCTGTTGCGTGAACAAGTCACCGAAGCCGACATCGCCGAAATCGTCGCCAAGTGGACAGGTATCCCTGTAAATCGCCTGTTGGAATCAGAACGGCAAAAACTCCTACAACTAGAAAGTCACTTACATCAACGGGTTATCGGCCAGCAAGAAGCAGTGGAAGCAGTTTCCGCCGCCATTCGCCGCGCCCGCGCTGGGATGAAAGACCCCAATCGCCCCATCGGCTCATTCTTATTCATGGGGCCGACAGGGGTAGGTAAAACCGAACTCGCCCGCGCTTTAGCCCAGTTCCTCTTCGACTCCGATGATGCTTTAGTGCGCTTAGATATGTCCGAGTACATGGAAAAACACTCAGTCTCTCGCTTAGTCGGCGCACCTCCTGGTTATGTAGGCTACGAAGAAGGTGGACAACTTTCGGAAGCAGTCCGCCGCCATCCTTATTCTGTAGTGTTATTGGATGAAGTAGAGAAAGCCCACCCCGATGTGTTTAATATTTTATTGCAAGTGCTGGATGATGGCAGAATTACTGATTCCCAAGGTAGAACAGTAGATTTTCGCAACACCGTCATTGTCATGACCAGTAACATCGGTAGCGAATATATCTTAGATGTGTCTGGTGACGATACCAAGTATGACACAATGCAGAATCGGGTCATGGATGCCTTGCGATCGCACTTCCGCCCCGAATTTCTCAACCGCGTTGATGATACAATCCTCTTCCATGCCCTCAGTCGTAGCGAAATGAGCCACATCATCCGTATTCAACTCAAACGGGTGGAAAGTCTCCTGAGAGAACAAAAAATCTCCTTTGAAATCTCCGCCGCCGCCTGTGATTTCCTAGTAGAAAAAGGCTATGACCCAGTTTACGGCGCACGCCCCCTCAAACGAGCCATCCAGCGAGAAATCGAAAACCCCCTCGCCACCAAGATATTAGAAAACACCTTTATCTCCGGTGACACCATTTACATAGACCAAGGCGAAAATGGTTTAAGTTTCACTAATAAAGCACCAGTAAAAGTTTCCATCCCCTAAAACAAAACATCCTCAAAAATTCTCCCTCTGCGCTAACCTCCCTTCTCTTCGAGAGGCTACGCCAACGGGTTCACCAGTCGTCTACGGAGGGAAACCCTCCTACAACGCTGGTTCACCGCGCCCCTCCGCGTTTCAATAACAGGTAGGGAAATCCGAATCACAGCTTGGGGGCAAACAATCCAGGTAAAAAGCTGCGATCGCTTAAACTATAGCTTGAAAATCTTCACTGGTATCACGCTCTTTTATATCCTGGGCATCTACCCATGATCGTAAAAGGCTAAGATGTCTTGACTACACAAATAGTTTCAGATACTAAAATCAAAATCATGCTAGAGCAAGGCACCATCAGTATTCATACTGAGAATATTTTCCCAATTATCAAAAAATCTCTCTACTCAGACCATCAAATTTTCCTGCGGGAACTAGTATCTAACGCTGTAGATGCCATCCAAAAGCTGAAAATGGTATCTCGTGCTGGAGAATATGCAGGAGTAGTCGAAGAACCAGAAATTCAACTCGCCATCGACAAAGATAAAAAAACCCTGTCCATCACCGATAACGGTATCGGTATGACAGCAGAGGAAGTCAAAAAATATATTAATCAGGTCGCTTTTTCCAGTGCCGAAGAGTTTATTCATAAATATGAGGGAAAATCAGACCAGCCAATCATCGGTCACTTTGGTCTGGGCTTCTACTCCTCCTTTATGGTGGCGCAGAAAGTAGAAATTGATACTCTGTCTTATCAAGAAGGCGCGCAAGCTGTTCACTGGAGTTGTGACGGTTCCCCAGCATTCACCTTAGAAGAGTCACCCCGCACCACTCGCGGTACTACCATCACTTTGACTCTGTTACCAGACGAAGAAGAATATTTAGAATCTGCGCGGGTGAAAAACCTGGTCAAGACTTATTGCGACTTCATGCCAGTACCCATCAAACTGGATGGTGAAGTATTAAACAAGCAAAAAGCGCCGTGGCGGGAGTCTGCAAATAACCTAACGAAAGAAGATTATTTAGAATTTTACCGCTATCTCTATCCTTTTCAAGAAGAACCCTTGTTGTGGGTGCATTTAAATACCGACTATCCCTTTATTATCAACGGGATTCTGTATTTTCCCAAGATGCGCCCCGATGTAGATGTTACCAAAGGACAAATCAAACTATTTTGCAATCAAGTTTTCGTCAGCGATAACTGCGAAGAGATTATTCCCCAGTTTCTCGTACCCATGCGGGGTGTAATCGATAGTACGGATATTCCCCTTAATGTATCACGTAGTGCCTTACAAGGCGATCGCACAGTCCGCAAAATCGGCGATTATATAGCCAAAAAAGTAGGCGACAGACTCAAAGAACTGTACCGCGATGACCGTGAACAATATATTAGTGCCTGGAAAGATTTAAGCACCTTTGTCAAATTTGGTGTTCTCAACGACGAGAAATTCAAAAAGCAAGTCGAAGATATCGTTATTTTCCGCACCACCTTTAAATCAGCACCACCAGCCGAAACACCAGCCGTTGAAGTACAGTCCCAAGAAGGTGATGTTTGGCAAGATGTCACCCCTACTTCCGACTCCCCCACACCAGGCTTACCATACACAACCCTGAAAGAATACTTAGAACGCAACAAAGAACGCCACGAAAATCGCGTCTTCTACAGCACCGATGAAGCAACCCAAGCCACGTATATCGAACTACACAAAAACCAAGGCTTGGAAGTGCTGTTCCTCGACTCCTTCATCGACACCCACTTTATCAACTTCCTAGAGCGGGAATATCAAGATGTCAAATTTACACGGGTAGACTCTGACTTAGATAATACCTTACTCGAACAAGACAAAACTGGAGAAATTGTTGACCCCACAACAAATAAAACCAAGAGTGAGGTAATCAAAGAGTTATTTGAGAAATCCCTGAATAAACCTAAAGTCAATATTCGCACAGAAGCGCTCAAGTCTGATGATCCTCAAGGTACACCACCGGCGATCGTTCTCTTACCAGAATTTCTGCGCCGCATGAGGGAAATGACCGCTATGATGCAGCAGCAAAATACCGAGTTTCCCGAAGACCACATTTTACTAGTGAATACAGCCCATCCCCTAATTCAAAACTTGGTAAATCTCAACCAAGGCGCAATTATTCAAGGCGACGGACAATCATCAACAAATCCCCTAGTAAACTTAATCTGCCAACACGTTTATGATTTGGCGCTGATGTCTCAAAAAGGGTTTGACGCAGACGGAATGAAATCTTTTGTGGAACGTTCCAATGAAGTACTCACCAAGCTGACACAACAAACCAAAAATTAGCAACCCATCTTGTAAGCAGTATTGCTAGGGTGTTTTAGTGTGCGTTACGGACGTTAGTCCTAGCGCACTCAACCTCTATGATGGCGTGGAATAAAGCGGCATTAGACACACTACACAAATTTATTTTGAATTGTGCGGCAATTCTTACGTGGAGGTTTCCTTCACCCACGCCTTCCAAGACGAATTTGGAATTTTGAATTGATGTAACCCCAATATTCGTCCCAGAGCTTCTAAAATAGAAAGGCTGTACTTAAATAGTAATCTGGAGATACAACATAATGTCTCGTCGATGTGATCTTACTGGTAAAAAGGCAAATAACGCTTTTGCTGTTTCCCACTCCCACCGTCGTACCAAACGCTTACAACAAGCAAATCTGCAAAGCAAGCGCGTTTGGTGGCCAAGCGGCAACCGTTGGGTCAAACTAAAGCTATCTACCAAAGCCATTAAAACCTTAGAAGTCAAAGGTTTA contains:
- a CDS encoding P-II family nitrogen regulator; this translates as MKKVEAIIRPFKLDEVKIALVNAGIVGMTVSEVRGFGRQKGQTERYRGSEYTVEFLQKLKVEIVVEDNQVDMVVDKIIAAARTGEIGDGKIFISPVEQVIRIRTGEKNTEAV
- the gloA gene encoding lactoylglutathione lyase; the protein is MRLLHTMLRVGNLEESLKFYCDVLGMKLLRRKDYPGGEFTLAFIGYGDESDNTVIELTYNWGVDKYELGNAYGHIALGVDDIYATCESIKNQGGKVVREPGPMKHGSTVIAFVEDPDGYKIELIQLSNQSETVKQDSSEQLVKQG
- the clpB gene encoding ATP-dependent chaperone ClpB, with protein sequence MQPTDPNKFTDKAWEVIVKSQDIVRAYQQQQLDVEHLILALIEDPTSLAVRILGRAEIDPIRLQQQLEAFTQRQPKVGKSDQLYLGRSLDVMLDRAEEIRERMKDGYISVEHILLAFVDDERVGRKVLKGFSVDSAKIEASIKAVRGSQKVTDQNPESRYEALQKFGRDLTEQAKSGKLDPVIGRDDEIRRVIQVLSRRSKNNPVLIGEPGVGKTAIAEALAQRIVNGDVPESLKNRQLISLDIGSLIAGAKYRGEFEDRLKAVLREVTESNGNIVLFIDELHTVVGTGSNQQGAMDAGNLLKPMLARGELRCIGATTLDEFRKFIEKDAALERRFQQVYVDQPSVENTISILRGLKERYEVHHNVKISDSALVAAATLSARYIADRFLPDKAIDLVDEAAAQLKMEITSKPADLEAIDRRLMQLEMEKLSLAGEEKVAAPTKERLERIELEITNLTEKQQDLNNQWQGEKQVLEAISLLKKEEDALRVQIEQAERAYDLNKAAQLKYGKLEGVQRDREAKEAKLLELQSQGSTLLREQVTEADIAEIVAKWTGIPVNRLLESERQKLLQLESHLHQRVIGQQEAVEAVSAAIRRARAGMKDPNRPIGSFLFMGPTGVGKTELARALAQFLFDSDDALVRLDMSEYMEKHSVSRLVGAPPGYVGYEEGGQLSEAVRRHPYSVVLLDEVEKAHPDVFNILLQVLDDGRITDSQGRTVDFRNTVIVMTSNIGSEYILDVSGDDTKYDTMQNRVMDALRSHFRPEFLNRVDDTILFHALSRSEMSHIIRIQLKRVESLLREQKISFEISAAACDFLVEKGYDPVYGARPLKRAIQREIENPLATKILENTFISGDTIYIDQGENGLSFTNKAPVKVSIP
- the htpG gene encoding molecular chaperone HtpG; the protein is MLEQGTISIHTENIFPIIKKSLYSDHQIFLRELVSNAVDAIQKLKMVSRAGEYAGVVEEPEIQLAIDKDKKTLSITDNGIGMTAEEVKKYINQVAFSSAEEFIHKYEGKSDQPIIGHFGLGFYSSFMVAQKVEIDTLSYQEGAQAVHWSCDGSPAFTLEESPRTTRGTTITLTLLPDEEEYLESARVKNLVKTYCDFMPVPIKLDGEVLNKQKAPWRESANNLTKEDYLEFYRYLYPFQEEPLLWVHLNTDYPFIINGILYFPKMRPDVDVTKGQIKLFCNQVFVSDNCEEIIPQFLVPMRGVIDSTDIPLNVSRSALQGDRTVRKIGDYIAKKVGDRLKELYRDDREQYISAWKDLSTFVKFGVLNDEKFKKQVEDIVIFRTTFKSAPPAETPAVEVQSQEGDVWQDVTPTSDSPTPGLPYTTLKEYLERNKERHENRVFYSTDEATQATYIELHKNQGLEVLFLDSFIDTHFINFLEREYQDVKFTRVDSDLDNTLLEQDKTGEIVDPTTNKTKSEVIKELFEKSLNKPKVNIRTEALKSDDPQGTPPAIVLLPEFLRRMREMTAMMQQQNTEFPEDHILLVNTAHPLIQNLVNLNQGAIIQGDGQSSTNPLVNLICQHVYDLALMSQKGFDADGMKSFVERSNEVLTKLTQQTKN
- the rpmB gene encoding 50S ribosomal protein L28, with translation MSRRCDLTGKKANNAFAVSHSHRRTKRLQQANLQSKRVWWPSGNRWVKLKLSTKAIKTLEVKGLEAMAKEAGINLNHY